The Calypte anna isolate BGI_N300 chromosome 1, bCalAnn1_v1.p, whole genome shotgun sequence region TTGCTTGAGAGGTTTAGAATTGCTTAGAAAATTAGACACACTAAGAGGTAAATTGGAAACTCAAGAATGAGTGCAGCATGAGTAACCAATTATTCATTTGATTTAGTATTTTTATGTAATTAATGCTGAGGACAAGATGGACTCATCAAAGTGATGCGGAAAATGCTTCTTGAGGGGACAAAGGGGGGCAAGTCTGGGACATGAAGACCCACTCCAAAATGATGTAGTACATGTGAGTTTTATCTGAGTACAAAAGAAGAGGGGACCACAACATAGCACAGGAATGGCTGAGAAACAGAGATTTTTTACCAAGGCACTCACCTTTTCCCCCTTCAGTAAGAAACAAGCCAAGAACCCAAGAGAGAAGCTGAAGGTCCAGGTGTGTTTGCTCAGGCAGGGTGACACAGTGGCAGCCAGGGACACCTAGACCTGCCCACAAAAACCTGAAGGAGTGGAAAGAGTCACCAAGAAAGGGCTTTGACCTGGAGATGAtgccataaaaagaaaaaagtttctgctttcttctctctctctgctgttcCCAGAATCCTTCCCCATACATCCATGTGGCTGTTCCTGCAAGGCAGCAGGGACCACCCCCCAGGCATCCTCTCTGCTACCACCTTTGTCCTCTGAGGGCTGAACATGAGGGCCTCTCCCCATATGATGAGGGATGTACACCAGGGGAAGAAATGGAAGCATCAGTGTTGGTCCCAAGGGCATGCcaagagcagcagaactggCAGGTGCTCCAGGGAAACTCTCCTGGGTTAGAGCAGTGAGGTAATAAACAGAGCCTGGCACAGTCACAGGAGTCTTTAATGAGGAGAAACTCTTGGGGTTGTCTGAAAACCTGTGTGTGGCAGCAAATGGAAAGAGTTAAGTGGGATTCCCATAGGGCTTCTGTAGAAGATATGCAGTGGGCAAGACCCTCTTCAGATCAGCTCTCTGTTAATGTTTCACTGACAGCTAATGTGGTGGGCTTCAGTGCAGACTAAACCAACATAATTGTTGGAGAAGTTAACCCTTTTTTAACACACACATGAAAATTTACCAGCATGTATAAAGACAAGATGTGCCTCACATGCACCCAGCCTCTCTGTAAGAAGTTCTCAGGGTAGACCAGAAGTTCCCATCAGTAAGGGACAAATCTCTGCTCCAGGGTGACTCCAGAGAGGAGAGAGTCTGCTAAAAAAAGGGAATTCTGTCACTCCGAGTGAACGAGTTCTTTTGTCTTTAGCCTATGCACCTTCACACCTGGACTGTGATATACAGAAACATCACTCCCTCATTTCACAGGTAAAGCTATGTTTGTGGAGCCCTTGGATACCTCAGTGAAAAACACTATGGAAACTCCCAAAGTAAATAACTGGTCCTTTCAGATCAAGATTTTAACAGAGTATAAATAACAAATAGATTGAGCCCCAAACGGCTACCATTGTGTACAGGTGGTGACCAATTCTTTCTCTTGACATTTATGACAGAGGTGAGGCAAGAAATGGAGGTTTGGATCAATGCATTTGCAAGAATTGAAGCCAAGCAGATAGCAGGCtcaaaaccacagaagaaaTAGTTTTGGCATGCTGGCTCCCAGAAAGGAatcagaaactgaaagaaattgaAAGATCCCATTTCAGGGACCAATTGGGCTTTTGCAAGAACATGTCAGGATAATTTGTCATTGTAAACAAAAGTTACAATGAGCAAAGAAAGGGTAAGGCTACAGAATGAAGAACTACATAATTCGTAGATAAGTTCTATTTATAATccacaaataaataatatgaGAAATTGTAAAGATTACAAAAGATGGTAATATCTGTGTTAAAAAACAATAATGCATGCTCAACCTAGTAATTAAGATAAATTGTCTAAGCTTCCAAGAGAAGTTCTACATTAAATGTGGTGGTCACAAGGAAGTGAGAAACTGCCTGAAAACAAGGCCAGAAACAGAGGAGCATGGCCTTGGAGTGGAGCTCTTCTTTACATCTCAGCACTAATCTGCTACTTCTACATTTGAGAAATAGTGTAATTTTGTTTGCTATACTTTTGTCTGTTGTTTGCTATAAAGCGTCTTTCTCTGCTCATGCATCCAGAATATCCTGGGGTTTTCTCACTTCTGACATTTCTCACTTGCATTTCTCCCTTGCTGGTCTATTTTCTATAAATCTGATTCAATTTAACAGATGAGAAAATGAGGACCAGACAGCACATAATTTGATTACTCATGTTCTCTTAAACATTTGCCTGTATTACTGAACACTAATTCGAATTCAGCACTACTCTTTTTAGCCTACTGAAGCCTAAAAAGAGGCTGAGGTTATGAAAGTAGTCCAGATGGGGATCATGCCTCCCTGTAGTCAGCAGTGATGAATGGTTATTTTTAGGGAGAGGTTCATGTGCAGGCATCTATTTCTCTCTATTGTCGTCATATTGCCTCTCTCAGTGGCTATAAAGGAAGCCCATGGTGATTATTTCAGAAGGAGATACCAGCACTGTGAATGACTACACTGTCAGAAtcccacaattttttttcctagataaTAGAACCCATTGATTACTCCTACTTTCATAGTGTAGAATACGTTCTTTATCgacctttctttttcttttgagataaGTGTGATTTCTGGATTTGTTGATGTGCTGTTTCCATGAGCCACTggcttttttttgcagaatgcAGTTATCTTTCTGATGTCTCATCTCCATCCCAAGCTGTAGATGAGGGAGGTTTGACAGACCTAGGGCTTTACACCTGTTTTATACCTAATTCTACTGGACACTGAAGCTGCTGAGGGATATGGCCACTGAGCTCTTGTGGATTGCAACCAGTACCTTGGTAACAGTGTGGGAGGAGTATAACATTGTCTGGAGCACATAGAAACACACAGTCATTCAGCCCAGACTGCCCCACTGTACTTGCTGACTTCTTTGGTGGATTCTGACCAGCTCCACTGCTCTCCTGAGATCCTGGGCACCTGCTGCCTTCAGGTGCCTTTTGAGCACCTTCTGAGCTCACTCAAAAGACATTATTGAGGTTATCTTCATGGACTTCTGTGATGCCTTATCTATTCTGTTGACATCTCTCTTCtagttcacagaatcacaaagtCAGAGaatggcctcaccagtgctgagtaaaGGAAAAGgatcctctcccttctcctgctgacaATATTTGTCTAATGCAGACCAGGACACCATCATCTTGTCTTTACTGCAAGAGCATATTGCTGGCAGATGCCCAACCTGGTGTCCACCAAGCCAGCCAGAgccttttctgcaaagctacTTTCCGACTAGGTGGCTCCCAGCATGTGCTACTGCCTGTGGTTCTTCTTCCCCATGAAGATGCTCCTTGATGAACTCCATGAGGTTACTGTCAgtccatttctccagcctgctggGGTCCTTCTTGATGGCACCGTGACCCTCTGGTGTATGaaccactcctcccagttttgtgtcaccagaaaacttgctgagggtacactgTCCCATCATCCAGGTAACTGATGAAGATTTAAACAGAATtggacccagtactgacccctgggCTACACTGCTAATTACTGATCTCCAACCAGACTTTTTGTCTCTGCTaaccactctctgggcctggccatTCATCCAGTTTTCAATCCACCCAAGtttctttcaggttttgttcacttgcagagaaaatgaagtCACCAGAAGTTGCTTTTACCTCTGCAGCTCAGAGGACCTGCTGGCAGCTCAGGAGGTGATCTATGAGCAGCTGTAGACCATGGTCTTCAACCTAAGTCTCCCCTATTGTCACACAGAGTGAATTACAAATCAGAGGAAACTTCTTTTAATTCCACAGATTGgaataaagaaattcttgcttGCATCTGATCAGCTGATTCACAGCTGTTTCTGAGTTAAGGACATCAGTGGACAATGcttgttctttgcttttgtctctTGGCAAACCATGATACTAGACCCCTCCCTACTCCTGCAAACTTGTGGTGTGTGCCACACCCTGTGAAGAAGGGAACAAGAATGTCCAAGATGGAGAGTAATATGAATAGCTGAAGGTTACAATGAAATGCTTGTTTCTACTTCTAAATCTTGTGGATAAAAAAAACTTCAAGCTTTTTCTAAATAAGTTTATCTAATATTTTGCAGGGCATTCCACAAAACACCTAGTAGAGGTgatagaagaattttttcactgcctAACACAGAAGTAGAATTAATTACCAGGCTTTAAAAATGCCCAATCCTTACAagtttaaagaattaaaaaccagaaatgtaCCTTGTGAATCACCTTCTTCCAAAAACAGACAAGGAGTACCAGTACCATGGTACTgatcccccagggatcagtgctgggcccagttctgtttaatatcttcattgatgatttagatgaggggactgagtccaCCACtggcaaatttgcagatgacactacGTTGTAGGGGAGTGTGGGTCAGCTGaagggcaggagggctctgcagagggacctgaacagcctgaagagttgggctgattccaatgggatgaggtttaacatggccaagtgccgggtcctgcactttggccacaacaaccctatggggagctccaggctgggcacagagtggctgagagcagccaggcagaaaaagacTTGGGAGTTTGGGtcaacaggaagctgaacatgagccagcagtgtgcccaggtggccaagaaggccaatggcatcctggcctggatcaggaacagtgtggccaacaggtccagtGAAtggattctgcccctgtactcagccctggtgaggccacaccttgagtcctgtgtccagttctgggcccctcagttcaggaaggagattgaagtgctggagcaggtccagagcagagcaaggaggctgtgaagggatccagcacaagtgctgtgaggaagggctgagggagctgggggtattcagtctggagaagaggaggctcaggggagacctcatcactctctacaactccctgaaaggagggtgtagccagggggggggtcgGTGTCTTCTTCCAGGCAGCTGTCAGTAAAagaagagggcatggacttaagctctgtcaggggaggtttagattggatattaggaaaaaattctttacagaaagggtgatcaggcattggaatgggctgcccagggaggtggtggattctccgtccctggaggtttttaagaatagactgaatgtggcactcagtgccatggtctggtaaccacagtggcagtggattaagagttggacttgatgatctcagaggtcctttccagcccagatGAATCTGTGAATCTTTGATTTTGTTAATAAATTTAAtcaattttccagttttatttaaGACTGTGTTCTGACATTACTTCAAGGATATTAAGACAGAAGTGAGAAAGTAAAGCACATGTGTCAATAAGAGGTCTGGATCTCCTGCCTCCCCCTGGGCTGAGCAGTGGGGTTTAGGGTCAATTCCCCACACAGTATTACTGACACcatttcctcctcagggggaggactcctcacattcttcccctaCTCCAATGGGGGTTTCTGATCATGAGGAAACCTTCATGACCCCCTCTgccatgagtccctcccacaggtgcagtccctcaggctgcccacagagtcacagctgctgcaggaacagtcacctcctctgacacggggccctccatggctgcagatccacatctgcccctctttgtgatcctgcacaggctgctgcttcccttctgcCCACATGAATCCACATCTTTTTTCCACATAACAattgatgacacaaaactgggtggaGTGGCATATACctcagaaggctgtgctgccattcaaaGGGACCTGTccaggcaggagagctgggcagggctgAAATTGAATATATTACAGCAAGGCCAAGTGTAgagtcttacatctgggaaagagCAACCACTGGTACCAGTGGGGCCTGAGCTTCAGTGATGGTGGATCCTACAGCCACAGCATCTGCTGCACGTTGCGTGTTGAACTCTGTGCTCCCAGGGTGCTTGTTGTGAGCACTGCAAGTGGGACAACAAGTGCTGTGTCACTGCCCTGGATGGAAGCTGTTGTTCCCGTGGGGTTTGTTGATGAACTAGTGGGGAAAGACAAGCTGCCTTGGCAGTGTGGAAATTCCTCTGTCCACATACCAGCTTCAGCAGATGCAGGGTGCAAGTGCTCCTGATGCCAGCTACTTTCATCCTGCTTCTCCCCTCTGCACCCTGAGCACAGGAATATGTGAAGGCTCCTCTGTCCTCACTGTGCCCAACAGAGGTCACTGGGGCAACTGGAGCAGACGTAAATTTTGCTGCTATGGCCATGCTTATGGATTTGCACTGAAAGTAAAATTCTTCCTGTTTCCCACTATCACCTGTCCATGCACCCTGGTCTGTAGCTCTGCATCTCCCTGGAAGGTCTTCTCCGGAGTCTAAGGACTTTCAGATtggtttttcctcttcctgagTATGGTACTCTGTACATAAAATTCTGAGTCTTTTGGAAAATTCAGCCTAGAAAATGTTGCTACTATTGTTACACAGGTAAAggaaaatatgattttatttattcattaggACAAAATttatccatttatttatttattcagccTAAAAAATGTTGCTGCTACAGTTACACTGGTAAGGAAAATATCATTTTATTAGTTACTTATTTACTTACTTACTTATTAGGACAAGAGGTCTCCATTAGCCACAGCAAAACTGGGGCTACTGCCTGAGTTGTTTTGCCATCAAACTGGAtagagctgtgctggcagatgCACGGTCTCCATGTGGTTGATGTTGCTGGGAGAAACCACATCAGTGTTGAAATATGCTGCTGAAGTCAGGGAGAAAGCCTCCTTCAGCATCTCTCCTGGGTCTCAGAGTCTCTGCTTTACATGTCAGAGCAGGAATAGTTATAAAACACAGCGAAAAACATGTTACAAGGGTTATGTAGGTACATTACAGTTTTCCAATGTGACAGACATCTTTTCACATGTGCTTCCTAAGGCGTTTTCTCTTTCTTAGTACAGAAAGAAATTGGGACTTTATATGACTGACACTGAAAGGAATTTTCCTGGGTCTTCTCCCCCTTGCCTTTACCTctggttttgtgtattttctaCTGCAGGTGGAGCCATTCCAGTTTGGGAGACAGCTCTGAGTGGCATATGCTGTCATTGTCAAGAAGACTCAGTCACTGAGTCCATGGTGGGGGAGTAAGTAACACTGCTTTTTCCCTTGTTTGTCATGCACCAACTCACAAAATGTCTATAGATGGCACCATTTGCAGGCATCTCTGCTCTGACTTGATTTGTGTGCCTACTTTTCTGGTATAAAGTAAATTACAATATgtgtttgaggtttttgttCATTAATTTTTAGGGTAATTAAACACAGTTACTTTCCATTGCTCTCTTCTGTTTGCTCTTGAAGTTTCTGCAGAGCACTGTGAAAACCCAAATACAGTTCTAGGGTTAGAGTGCCTTTTGTAAATATGCAATATGTGAGGCAGATACAAGGGAAGAGGTTTTTAACCATACATTTAGCAATCGTATGGGCAAagccctggccctgctgaaGTGAAAAACACTGCATCTCTTGACTGAAGAGtgtctgctctgcctgctgcctcaTGTCTACCTGTCAGAAAGGTCAAGGATTCATCATAAAACACTTGATCAACATGTCCTTGGAGTTTCCACCAGAGCCATAACTATCCAATTTTGGACTTCTGGTGTTTTTCTGATGTGATACCAATAAAGAGAAATGTACACCcttggaagggaaggaaaaaaaggggaaagtaaGGGGCCTCAGACTGCAGCAGAGCATTGTATAGGTCAGTGCTCTGAATGAGAAGGTGTTAAGCTTGAGGGCAGCAGGGTAAGGAGATGAAGCACTTTGCAGTGGTTGGCAGAGCCTGtacttttttctgtctccttttttgtCAGGTGGGGTACCTGGACCTGCTTCCAGCTTTGCCCTAGAGGCTGCCTGATCTCAGTGAGAACAGAGAAGTCCCAAGGAGGAGGTGATGACACAGCAGCCAACAACATCCAGTTTAGATGTGCAGATGAAACTGTGTTAGTAGGTGATGGATTATCATGGGGTTGTTTTGGCCCATGGAGCAAAAGTTGCAATATATGTGGTCTCCAGAACAAGGTAGAGCCCCCACGAGGTTTTGAGGCTTTGGGATGACACTGCGCTCAACAAGGTGAAGTTCCTCTGCTCAGTCTTCATCACTTCCTACACATCTCACACAGCAGGTGAAACATCAGTAAAACTTATCTCTAGCTTTATACTGAgacatttctgtgatgttttgaCTGCTTGCATCTTGCTGCACTAGCCAATGCCTTACatgatgatgatttttttttacagataccACTATGTTAGCATAGCTTCTCCTAGTTACTGAAGTGTATTATGTTCACAAGAATCATCATATCCTGTAACTGCTGGTATATCTCTATGAAAATGCCCAATCTCTGACAactgctcagagctgaggaacagatttttcaactttttttttgtttgtttgttctctgACTGGTGAGTTTCTTCCAGGATTGCTCTGCCCATTTTTCCTTTGGTCAAAATAATATTTGGCCTGTTAACGTGACAGGCAGAAAAGAATGAGTAATAGTTTGAGTCTACTTGGAATTTCTAACCAAAATGACCAGCAAGAGCTAAATGGGTTGAGATGAAAATTTGGGTGGGCTTGTGAGAAATGTCAAAGGTTTGATATCATTGTCCACTCCTACTTCAATTGCCTCAAGCCTTGTATGTGTTTTTACAAGTAAACTCTTAGCTCATAGCTGAGCTCCAGCTTTAGGGAACATGGGTAGAAAAAGTGCATGGACTGAGCATTCACCTCAGTGTGAATGTGGTGCCAGCTGGGtgggctgcagctccccagatctcccttgttgctgctttttggtGCTCCACTGGCTCACCCAGATGTTAATGCAATACTCATTTTCATGGgacttgtttttttgttcattgCCTCTGGGCTTCATGCTCTAAATAGATTGGGGAGAATCCAAACTAAAAATAAACCTTGTCATTCATCCATTTTTTATGCTCCAATTTGCAGCATAAGCTTGAAGTTATTATCTTTTCTTGATGTGATAGTTGTAAAGAATGTACTTCCAATGGGGGGCAAAATCATGCTTGGAGATCATTACTGGGCCCATTAGGGGTCTGAGCCACTGGGCATCATTGGCAAGAGTTGAAAGCTCTCTGTCTATGAGCATCTTTTAGGAAATCTAGTTGTTGCTGTTTGCTCAAAGCAAGGCATTATGCATCTTTGTGTAGTTAAAGCAAGGTAGGGGCATGGTGCTGGCCCTCTCTAGGTATTTGACTGGCCATGTCCAGAATCACAGCCACATGGAAGAGCACAGAGCCTGTGGATGGAGGTTCCTTCTACCAGTTCACATCCTCTTCTTGGCACATGCACAGCAGCCATTGCCAGTCTGGCTCTTCACTGAtgtgaatttttcttcttgtcactTTACTCAAAAAAATACTTGCATAACtatattttctttgaagagGTATGGAATGTAGCAGACAAAATAATAGAACAAACATGATGTATGCTTTGGTTAAAGCATTTTGATAAATCAGAGGGTTGCTTTTGAGTAGACCATGGGTTTGTGTAACTCTTTGTACTCTCTCTGATACCAGTACTCAATATCTAATGTTTGCTGCAATAAAAAGTTTCTCTGAGTCAGGGAAATCATCAGTATAAATTGTATTGGTAAAGCCACCAGCAGTCATCGAATGCTTGGTGACTGCAATGTTCTCAAGTGATGGCCTTTGGAACTCAGATTTCTTATGGCACTTGTGTCATTTTATGTCCTATTTCCTCAGTTTGGACAACACAGGAATTTTCCAAGTGATGGCTCATGAGAACAGAAGCCAGTCATGCAGAACTCAAGATTTATTGCATGTACTGCTACTTAgtggagaataaaaaaattctccctGTGTACTGTATGGGTATTGCTTCCTGGCTTCTACTTCCTGAGGTGCAGATGGAGTAAACTGATGTACCTctaataatataatttaaagtTACTTCATTTGGAGCACTTGCCAAAGCCTCAGTGATGCAAGAAAATTTTTAGaagcatttctgaatttttaatttatttttatttaaaaaagaaacttttcacCCAGACTTTCTGCTGTAAATTTGGATAGCTGTGATTTATTTCATCTTGGGATCTGatgtatttttcaatattttaaaagctgtttctttatAATTGGTACTTCTTAGGTCATCCTTTAGCTGCTTTTGGACCTCTTCTCTGCAGAGAttttaaataactattttttttttaaaaattgcttatttTGCAAAACCAATCAAGTCAGTACTTGAACTAGAAAGGATTATTTGCTTTGAAGAAGTGTTTTGAAATTTCTACTTCCATTTGggagtttctgaaaaaaaataaaaatcttcatttgcCATATATTCAACTTCCTATAACATTCAAGTACCTCAGCTCTAGTacttagtggaaaaaaaaaaacaacccaaaacaaaaaacaatccaGAAGTTCTAACAAGCTGAACtaaactaaattaaaagaaaatattgatgCTACCAGAGGTAACTGGGTTTAGCTGTGACCACATAAAACTTACCTTCCAAAATGACTTTTTCAAACCCCACACATGGATATATGTTAATGTGCTTCTAGTTGATTGAATTCAATTTTCTTAAGAGATAGGGATCATTTAAACTTGCAAATTGAGTATCCAGTCCCAGTGGTGAGGTGAGATATGAggacttaaaaatgaaaacagcttCACTGATCTAAAAAACAGAGGCTTTATTCAATGAAAGTGAAAAGGAATGGTGGTGATATTGTCTGAATCATCTTCCAAAGCCTGGGAAATCCCTTTGCTCAGGCAGACACAGCATGCACTTCACACAGGTCTTAGAGGGCCAACTACTGGTCACCCACCAGAGCAAATAGAAGAAGTAAAAATCATCAAGAGGTTTTAGAGagcatattaggaaaaaatgtcttcaccAAAAGGATTGccaaacacaaaaatatcttGATCAGAGAAGTGCAGGAGTCACTACccatgggattttttaaaaaatgagtagATGTGTCACTGAGAGGCATGGTTTAGGGGTGGATTTGGGAATGTTTGGCTcatggttggacttcatgatcttaaagttcttttccagccaaaaccatCCTATGATTACAATTCTGTAAGATCATTCTCACCAGAAAATGTGGTGACATCATATCtcaagtgctttttttctcagcatgtAAGTTCTGTGTCTTGGAAAGATAGTGTTGTGTGAGCCTAAGTTGTTCATGCAGGTAGTTATGTGGGAGAAGGTCTGGTAGTGCCTCTGTTCTCCAGGTAGAGCTGGTTTCTAAAAGAGTTAGTGCTTGGAATGGCCAGAATGGCTGAGCTGAAGTacttgaaaatataaatttcttttGAGTGATTTGTTCAAGAAGTGGTGCTTGTTCtcttgtgtgtgtatgtatttgtGTACGTAGATAACTGAAACACTTGAACTTCATATTATTTGCATACAAACAGCTCTTCaaacttcagtattttctgaagaaacataACTCCTCTGGGTCACACTGGAGTCAGTGAAGCAACACATATATAAAATAGGGACCAAGTGAGAAAGACATAAACTTAACAAATCATCACTGTATGATCTACCTGacaaaaaatttcctttcaaatcTAGCCAAATGAGTGCAACTTTCCATGTGAGATTATAACACCTATGCTGTGGTGCTAAGTAGTTATCCAGCAGTACCTGCTGAGTCCCACTCCTATTAGAGGTGTAAGAAATCCACTGGTGTCCTCCCAGGCTTTAAAACCCAGTTGGAAGTTTATCAATGAGTTATCTCAGAGGTGGCTCACCTTGAATGAGATACAGTGACACACTCTTGCTTGTTAAACAGGCTTTTATGTAAGTGTTATGGTTTCCATAGAAACATAACTAAATCTTTCCTTCAGCATAATCCCAAAAGGCTTTCACAGATCTGGAAAATGTTCAGTAAATAGTCAAATCATTTTTTTATGCTGACAAAAAGAATACTGCAGTTGTCACCCAGTCAAGTTTCTCGCATGGGGCAAAATAGGTTTAAATCCCACATTGCAGAATTGCCTGGCAGCATTCAGACATTTTCTGGAATCCCATCTCCCTGTAAACTCGGGTTTATAAACCTCTAATGAAAATCTGCAGAGCTTCAGAAGCTGTAGATAGGAAAGACCTTACTCATTTATCTTGCTGAGGCATATTGGTAATACACAAAATACACAAGAACAGAAACAATATTTAAGTTGAGGATGTCTTTCCTGGCTCTGTGTTGTGCATTTTCTAGTGTTTTTCATATCTAGTTTTATATATTCTCCTTATCTGTTGAGCCACGCACTACCTAACGGGGATTTGCCAGTTAGAAATATTTCCCTTGACAATCAGTCTGGTGTCCCCTTGTGTAATTTCACATCAGTTCTTGTAGTGGTTTAGGACCACATCTGCTTTTCTACGTCAGGACTGAAGATATTTCTTGATACTGTC contains the following coding sequences:
- the LOC103536239 gene encoding LOW QUALITY PROTEIN: vitelline membrane outer layer protein 1-like (The sequence of the model RefSeq protein was modified relative to this genomic sequence to represent the inferred CDS: inserted 1 base in 1 codon; deleted 1 base in 1 codon), coding for MQGASAPDASYFHPASPLCTLSTGICEGSSVLTVPNRGHWGNWSRRKFCCYGHAYGFALKVEPFQFGXTALSGICCHCQEDSVTESMVGEWGTWTCFQLCPRGCLISVRTEKSQGGGDDTAANNIQFRCADETVLVGDGLSWGCFGPWSKSCNICGLQNKVEPPRGLRLWDDTALNKVKFLCSVFITSYTSHTAGETSVKLISSFILRHFCDVLTACILLH